The Vibrio sp. NTOU-M3 genomic sequence GCATAGAAGCATTAGATGTTGTGAAGCGTTTACTGCCAGATGTGATTCTGATGGACGTAAGCATGCCGTTGATGAATGGCATAGACGCAACAAGAGTTATCAAAGAGGAACTGGCTGACGCTAAGGTTTTAATGTTAACCATGCATGACAACCGTGAGTACATCATGAAAGTGATGCAGAGTGGTGCGGTGGGTTATATGTTGAAAGAAATTTCAGCGGATAAAATGGTTCAGGCGATCAAAACGGTGAATCAAGGCTCGACCTACTTTTGCGAATCTGTCGCTCAAACCTTATTTACTCAAGAGATCACCCCAGCAGCACAAAAGCCCAATCCATTGAGTCGCAGAGAGGAAGCAGTGTTGAAACTGGTTGCGCAAGGTTGTAGTAGCAAGAAAATAGGGACCATGCTTGATATTAGCGCGCGGACGGTGGAAACACATCGACAAAACATCAAGCACAAGCTTGATTTACATAGCACGGCTGAATTAGCAAAGTATGCCATTGAGAAAGGCTTGATTGATTAACCTCGGTAGTGTCACTTAACCTCAATGGCTGATTATTCCTCCCTTATTTTTACATAGCCGTCCAATGAAACTGGATTTGTAGAGGCATCGTCTTTTATCAATATGATGCCTGTGGCAACGAGACCCCTTTTAATGTTTTATCTTCAGAGTCTGTTGCTGTTAGTTCGTTGGTGGGTTTTGTGATTATTTTTATCGGTATGGCTATTTCTAACTATAAACCGGATCCATCACTCACTTTTGTTGAGGATCTGTGACTGAATGAATAGATTAGACGCATTGAAAACAGTTTTTAGTCATAAAGTTTAATAAATTCCGATTTATATCAAACAAACTATAGTGTTGAGTTATCTAAAATCGCAGTATATATATAAAAAACACTATAATTACAC encodes the following:
- a CDS encoding response regulator; its protein translation is MDKPIKVVIVDDHQVVLDGFIARLEMESDIDVVGTASNGIEALDVVKRLLPDVILMDVSMPLMNGIDATRVIKEELADAKVLMLTMHDNREYIMKVMQSGAVGYMLKEISADKMVQAIKTVNQGSTYFCESVAQTLFTQEITPAAQKPNPLSRREEAVLKLVAQGCSSKKIGTMLDISARTVETHRQNIKHKLDLHSTAELAKYAIEKGLID